One stretch of Hymenobacter chitinivorans DSM 11115 DNA includes these proteins:
- a CDS encoding MaoC family dehydratase encodes MSTVIINSLQELEQYEGQDLGVSAYHTITQEQINQFAAATLDFQWIHTDPDRARAESPFGATIAHGYLTVALLPYLWTQVARIENLKMQVNYEIESLRFNQAVTVNSAVRLHAKVLTVKNLRGIAKARIEVTLEVQDAKKPAFTGVITFLYHFL; translated from the coding sequence ATGAGCACGGTAATTATCAACAGCCTGCAGGAGCTGGAACAGTACGAAGGCCAGGACCTGGGCGTCTCGGCTTATCACACCATCACGCAGGAGCAAATCAACCAGTTTGCCGCCGCCACCCTGGATTTCCAGTGGATTCACACCGACCCCGACCGGGCCCGGGCCGAATCCCCGTTCGGGGCCACCATTGCCCACGGCTACCTCACCGTGGCGCTGCTGCCCTACCTCTGGACCCAGGTTGCCCGGATTGAGAACCTGAAAATGCAGGTCAACTACGAAATCGAGAGCCTGCGCTTCAACCAGGCCGTGACCGTAAACAGCGCCGTGCGGCTGCACGCCAAAGTGCTGACGGTAAAGAACCTGCGCGGTATTGCCAAGGCCCGCATCGAAGTGACCCTGGAAGTGCAGGACGCCAAGAAGCCCGCCTTTACCGGCGT